The stretch of DNA TAAAAGGAGATGAACTTCTCAACCAACTGATTCGAAGACATCATTAAAGAGGGTTATTTATTGCCTACTTAATGAAAGACATTTTCTGACTAGTTCATGACGTTCAATAGTTTGCACTGCTTCAAAATTAACTTGTTCCTACATCAGTCCCGAGAACGATCTGCATTTATATCACTGTCCCAGAAAGGAAAGATCATTTATCTTACAAAAGTCTGAGGATAAAAGCAGAAACGATAACTTTGTAGCAACTCTTCAAAGAACGGGACTCAAGGCAATGCCAGCAAAGAGGACATTTAATTCATATCTAAAGAACATTAAATGTGGTTGCAGCTGATAGGGACACAAACTTCTCTCTGTTACAAGTTAACGTTACTCAATCCTTCCGATCGTTAGAACGATCGCTTATATTAATAGAGAAAAAAGTATACAAGAACAACGAGACACTTTATCAAACTCACAGCAGTGAAATCATTACAAGCTTGCATACATCAAAGAATCAGAGGCCACTCAAAAGCTTATATACTTCATCGCTCATAAGCACGCACTGAACAAAAAGATACCTGATCATTCAAGGATCATCTTCGTGCTACCAAAATCAATTTGTTTATTTACATCAGTAACCTTTCGGTTATTTGATTAAGTTGTGGTGTCTGGTGAACTGAGTATTCTTAAAATCCAGAgttgtaaagtgatcactaaaagttccaaaacaggcagtgtgataagtcctgattggagtgggctgttgcaaagaGTGTTTGTAAAGTcgaagtcttttagtggaatcttTTCTGAAGAGGAAGAAGGGGAGACATAGGAGTTttcatctccgaacatccatgaAAACCTTGTGTCTTTACTTCTTACAAGCACTTACTTTCCACACTTTATTTTGTTGATAAGTTTGTCAACCAGTTTTAAGCTATCATTAGAAATCTTGAACCGTTTTCCGCACTTTACAGTGGTTCATATTTCTAACCagtttgagaagaattttcaaccgtctcaaacggttgaaaaccatttttaaaagcaaaaatttgaaagagttcattcaaccccctcctctaaactctttcctgATCCccacaagtggtatcagagcgggtctTCTCAAACATCGATACCCAAAAATTAATCATGGCATCTTTCAACAAATTTCTATGTCTTCAAAGGAAGattatgatgattgaaaaattcgTATGCAGGCTTATCTAGCAGCCCAAGATGAcgatatgtggtacgtcatcACTGACGGACCAATGAGGATCTTAAAAGTGAATACAGCTGCTATTAGCACTGAATGTGCTCCCCAAATGGTGGAAAAGCACCATTCTGAATGGACGGCTGAGTACGAGAAAAAGGCTAATCTTGATAACGTAGCAAAAGATATTCTTTATACGACCTTGGACAAAAATATGTTTTCCAAAATCAAGACTTGCACCACAGTAAAGAAAATCTGGGAAAAACTCACACAACTGTGTGAGGGCAATGATCAGACTAAAGACAATAAGTTGACTGTTGCCATCCAGAAGTTCGATAATGCAAAGATGAAGTCGGGAGAAACTCTTGCAGAATTTGACGAATGGTTCAACAGTATTATCATCGAACTTATTTTCTTGGGAAAAGAATATTCTAATCGAGAAATTGCCCTGAAGGTTAAGTGAGTtcttcccagagaatgggacgtaaaAACTATAGCGATGCGAGAGTCGAAGGATCTGAACAAACTGGAACTCCATTATCTTTTTGCTGATCTTAAagcatatgagtttgaacttggGATACGAACTGAAGAGGAACCATCAACCTCCCAACAAATAAAATCCTTGGTAGCTATCAATACCACGGGGACACTTCCGATCGAAGAATACACAAGTAAGAAATCGGCTGAGCAACTAAGCAATGAAGCCAAGTCCCTATTTGTTAAAAAATTCGGTAAATTTATGTGTAAATCTCTAACGAATAAACCCTACTTCAAAAAGGATCACACTGACGATGGTCAATCTTGCTTTAATGTGGGAAAAAGGGACATTTTATTGCAGAATGAAACAGGCCGACAAAGATGAAAAGAGACCGGTTGACAGGAGACGGTCTAAAGACGATAAAAAGTTCACCAAAAAGAAGAGTCAACGAGTTCTAGTAGCAGAAGAGGAAAAAAGCAAATGGACTGACTCAGATTCAGAAAAATCCATCTCTGAAGAATCTACAAGTGAAAGTGAAGATGAGAGGTAAAATGTCTCATGGCTAATGAAGAGTCAGAATCCACAAATGAaatggtattttattttgactCTATTGAATTCACGCGAGAAGACCTGGTCACGACACTGCACGATATGGTAAATGAGTTCAAAGGACTATCGTAGCAATTCGATGAAGCCAAAGCAGAAAAACAggacatgaaaaacaagttgactCTCTCTAGCTGCTTACAGCAAAATGAGGTTGACAGTTTAAAAGTGAACTTAAGTCTACTAGCGGCTGAGAACGATGATCTACAAAGATTATTCCATGTCACACTAAAAGAGAACAAGCGGTTGATGAATGTAGTCACACgtggaacaagtcctctgtcTCTCTTAATAAGATGCACGAGATGCAAAAATCAGCCAGAGACAGAACCGGGTTAGGTTATAGCATCAATAAATGCAGTACTTTAGAAGCATCAACTCAACCGTTTCTAGAAAAAGAcagtttaaaatcaattaaatttgtcaTATCTAGTATGGTATATGAACATGACAAGCCTGAAGTCCAAGACATTCAAAATGTAAATCTTGAGAACAATGGAAGGCGACGTGGTTTAGGATATGTCAAAGTTGAGAGTACTAAATCCAACCGATCATGACTAAGACGCAGGCCAAATCCAACCATTCACAGCGAATCAGATTGGTCACGCAGAAACCCAAGATCAACCAGATATTACAGATAGGTAAACAAGTTCGCTCAACCTTCAAGAACAAAGGAAGAAACTCATCAGCTAGATGTCTGGAACTTCTCCACATGGACTTATTTGGACCTATACCGgtaatgagcttagggggaaagaaATATACCCTTGTGGTAATTGATGGCTTCTCCAGATTCACATGGGTAATATTTTTAAGCTCTAAAGATCAAACCGCGGTTCAACTAATAAAGCTCCTCAAAAGACTACAAAATGAGAAAACTACAGCAGTAGACAGAATCAAAAATGATAGAGGAACTGAATTTTTGAACCAATTCCTATCATCTTATCTTGATGATCATGGCATAAACCATGAGCTGTAATCTGCACgatcacctcaacagaatggagtatCTGAAAGAAGAAACCGCACACTGAAGGAAGCAGCTGAGACCATGCTGGCAGAATCCGGTATCTCACAgcggttttgggcagaagctatCAATACAGCCTGTTATACTCAGA from Primulina tabacum isolate GXHZ01 chromosome 3, ASM2559414v2, whole genome shotgun sequence encodes:
- the LOC142538585 gene encoding uncharacterized protein LOC142538585 — encoded protein: MRILKVNTAAISTECAPQMVEKHHSEWTAEYEKKANLDNVAKDILYTTLDKNMFSKIKTCTTVKKIWEKLTQLCEGNDQTKDNKLTVAIQKFDNAKMKSGETLAEFDEWFNSIIIELIFLGKEYSNREIALKVK